The genomic segment tttttaaacctcAGAATTGTGTAGTTATCAGCTCGAGTGATTTACAAATCTACTGTAACTTGTACTTTGCTACACTTGTCTGTCATAGAAGCGTTTAAAGTAACTTAGCCTTATGTTAAAGTGGCAGTCTTGAATCTGCCATTTTTATGGTTTATTTCGGGATAATGTGTTGTAACATTCCTACACACACCTGAAGAACAGTAATCATTTCCAGGTTTgagtgtgttttttattttttaaatttgatcATGACCTCTGGAGGGGTGGGGGAATTGATGTCAAAGTATTGTTTGTTAGTTACACAGAGTGCACAATGTGTGTCAAATGGCAGAATCAGAATATCAGATGGATGTTGAAACATTTTGTTACATATTTGATCAGAAGCTCTTCTGTCAGAGCTCCGGGTTAACTGCTCAGACCGTGTACCTCTTTCAGGCTGTTGATCACAACCATTTAGTTTCCCAGGGAAATGCACACGCTACATGTAACCAAACCTCAGTCACTAGGTATATGCATTTTAAGGACTGTTTTCTTACTTGAATTGGACTTTTATTAATTAAGCTTTTTGTTTTGCATCCTTTTCTACTGTCTGTCTGAATAAAGATAAATTCTCAGTCTTTCAGAGGCTCTTTTTGTTAAAGTGATCAACCTATAATAGGCTAAAGGGGTATTGTCACCCAGGTGGTTGGGCAGGAGTCAGCAATTGGCTTAGCGTGATTGCTCCGAAAGGGGCTTTGGGTCACCAAACTTACAGGAAAGGTCAGGTCAGAAAATAGATGACCTTGAGGTCAATGTCACAGAGGCTTggcagccactttttttttttttttggcgtggGGGGGGTCTATCCCTTCTGCTACACTTCTGGGTAATGGGTTTACAAAGGACTGCATGAATTGGTTCATGTAGGTTTGTACATTTAAGCATGATTAACAAAaaagtaaagtttttttttttttttttttctcccaacctacagtggggtaaaaaagtatttagtcagtccctgattgtgcaagttcttctagttagaaagatgagagagggctgtaattttcagcataggtacacttcaactatgggagacaaaatgagaaaaaaaaaattccaggaaatcacattgtaggatttttaacgaatttatttgtaaattatggtggaaaataagtatttggtcaataacaaaagttcaactcaatattttgtaacataatctttgttgcaatgacagaggtcaaacgattCCTGTaaattcaccaggtttgcacacacagtagctggtattttggcccatttctccatgcagatctctagagcagtgatgttttggggctgtcgctgggcaacacggactttcaactccctccgcaAATTTTctagggttgaggtctggagactggcttggccactgcaggaccttgaaatgctttttacggagccactccttcgttgtctgagtggtgtgtttggggtcattttcatgctggaagacccagccacattacatcttcaatgctctcactgaaggaaggaggttttagcttaaaatctcatgatacatggccctgttcattcttcccttaaccgtcctgtaccctttgcagaaaaacagccccaaagcatgatgttgccacccccatgcttcacagtagatgtgttcttgggatgcaactcagcattcgtcttcctccaaacatgactacgtAGTTGCGTTTTTACTAAAAAGAAGGGCATATCTGGGCATGTTgcgccaaaatgcacttgcccatgtaaaagctattacttcttaaatgtggacagttattcagcgcagaaaatcagaattttgaaaatattatttgtacagtagtcacttgtcatcttgactattttttaaaatttaaattgtttcagtcattcttttatttctagttgttttttgatgtgtaactgtcaGTTCTTCTCATagttgtttttgcagcacttttttttaaagttgtgaccagagtgaggtgtaaggagttgacagatttaattcaaagcataagcctaataaatgattatatgtctgtttacgctttccatattctgtcgttgtatttttggttttagcatcaaaaccaaatcatcgttttattttggatttttttaaaggtagaattcaacagggcatgtttatttccattttaaaaacattctttgcccataatacaaccagaactgcttcatcgcgaattactgtctgaataatgaactactgtctaacttcacgccggtcatttggcacaagttttacgcaagATCCGCATGTTCTTCCTGACGTACAGATTGGGGTCCGGGTGTGTTTTTGAACTGCGGACCTTCTCGTTGTAAAATAAATACTGACGCCATCGATGAACTGCCGCGTTGCGCGCACCGTTGACGCGCACCAAAGTCAGAAAAGAAAAACGCTGACCGGAGCGCAGCAAACGCGCACATGGTCAGTGTCAGTTAACCATGATCCACGGCGCGCTCGTTCTCCTGCTGCTCGGTCCGGGCAGCGTCACGGAGTACTCCTCCAAAACCGACTTGGACTACGAATTCGGGGATTACAGGGGGAAGTGGTGCATCGACGACTACGGCTTCGTGTACGGCATCGGAGAGGTTTATTACCCGAGCCCCTCGGCGTGCCCATGCACCTGCAGCGTGGACGGCCCCGTGTGCTTCCGACCCAAGTGTGCCAAAATTCACCCCCGGTGCACGAGGATCACATACAAAAGGTGCTGCCCGGTGTGCGAAGCTGTGCCCAGAGTGTGCGTGTACGGGGGCCGAACCTACCGCTTGCTGGAGGAATTCAGGGTGAGAAAGTATTTAGAACTTGTACTCTGAGGCCCAGTGACAGTGCGCGGTTTCAGAATTACGCACAGCGCGCATCCACTGCAGGGTCTTTCCTTAGCTGGAATTTGGATAAATTACGGATGGGATTAACTGATAAAACTAGGAGCTGCCTTCTATCCGCTTGCTGTGAGTTCAATGAAGTACCACAAAATACTCGAGTATTAGAAAATACTTCGGCCTGCCATTAAGAGTTACGCATTTAACTCCATGTTTGGACGACGCAGTTAAAgttggtggcttttttttttattatcacgCAAATACATAAACCTAGTTATTGTGTATTTAAAACACACAGGCTTTAATAGTACTAATAGTCAAACCTCATTTTTACTTGTTTAATGATGTTTGCCAAAAGTGCACTTTGTTTAGCAAACTACCAACCAGCTATAAGATTTTAAAGAAATTATGTAACTTGTAGCATACTTTTACTAATTAGGTTTGTGAATTAATTTTACTTTATTCATTTATGCTGATAATTTAGTCCTTTATTAAATGATCATGAATGGATCAGTGGATGCTCTGATTGCatcacttgagaagctgaatgaggaatcagTGTTTGGGTTTGAGATGGTCCTGGATAAACACAAagatttaatgacttcctgggttcagccatcagatgtgtatctgtaTGCGGTGTAAGAATTGAACTTGCAGAGACATCACTTATGTCGGCAGTGACATGCATCTCTGGTTCCTTGAGGCGCCTTGGAAaagcttatggagttatgagatCACTGAACAGAGGTGTCTGGTGCTGTTatctttgcagacaaacgatgGTCCAAGTCCTTGCAGTCCTGGAGCTCCTGTATTGCTGCATGGTTGTGaatcttggacactaaccagtgtctTAATGCGATCCGGTCTTGTACTGCTGGAACAACTGTGTCAAATCAATGGTTGCTTAGGAAGACTCATATGAGGAATATCACTTATGGATTGTGACGGAACGTCAGCCATGACATTTTgccatgtgatgcatttctctgggaataatccagcatgcaggtgactCCGGCTGAGGGCCCCAGTGGCTGACGGAGATGCCCATGTTTTACCTGACACCGGGGAATTGATGGCTACTTTCTATGATTGGGTGATTACCATCTAACACCTGTAGTGTGGTAAAGCAGTGATGCGTGGCACCAGGGCattctcccagacctgacctgaccttagTGTAACATACAAACAGTCAGTTCAACTGTGAAGACAATGTTGGCAACAGCAGTACTTGTTGGAGCTCCTGTTTTAGACTCAGTTTGACAAAAATCAGAGAATCTGATCGACACAAATGAATTACAAATGGACGAATGATATTATCTGCACCAGCTTGTCCAAAACTACAAAAAAGCACTGAGATGTGATCGGAACTGATTGAAGTTATCAAACTTGAGACGTGAAAGCAGAGCAGGACCTGACAACATTTCACTGGACATAATTTGGACCTGGATGAACTTATCCGGGGTCAGAGTGCATGTTAGGATCCAGATGGACTAAAGTGATGCCCTCTATCCTTTGTCATTGATGGCACAAGTTACCGTGTGTAGAACATCTGCAGACTCACGTACATGAGTTATAACCCAGGCGGGTGCATGAACAGGGTCAGGTTTGTTTTTCGTGCTGCTGTTTGATGCAGACATCAGCGTTTGCAGCCAGCGTGCATCATTGCAGACTGAGAGGACAGATATTGATGAGGTGATTATGTAACCTATCTAGTGCAATCAATCAGATCATTGACACGAGAACCAGGTCAGCTGTGTTTGTCTCAACCTCCTGTGATGCAGGGACAAGGGTTTATGGGAAATGCGGtctatggattttttttaaacttttcatgtttttttctatTTAACTGTTTAGTTGTCCAGATGTGAGCGATGTCGCTGCGAGGCCAACCACGAGGTGTACTGCACCATTTCAAACTGCCCCGCCCCGCACTGTGTCAACCCCACCTATGAACCCAACCACTGCTGTCCAATCTGCAAATCCGGTAAGTGTGGGCCGGCGGCAGGTCTGCAAGGCCgctgtgtgtgtttggactgaCGCCTTAAAACAGTGACGTCTGCACAACACTTTAAGCCCCGATTTCCTACTTTGTTTCTTGTTGACCTCGAATTGAAGAGCtcgtcactctcacaaggatcctggagggggcctgggagtatgcccatccagtctacatttgttttgtggacttggagaaggcgtatgattgggtaccccgggagatactgtgagaGCTGCTGTGGGAGTGTGGACTGAGGGCGtcacttctcagggccatccaatctgtgtactcacaaagtgagagctgtattTAGGTTCTCTttagtaagtcagacttgtttccggtgggggttggcctccgccagggctgtgtcTTGTCACCAATCCcgtttgtgacattcatggacaggatatcgaggcgtagtttgggcgaggagggtcttcagtttggtgggctcagggtctcatcactgctttttgcagatgatgtggtcctgttggcttcattggccggtgacttccagcagtcactgggtcagatcacagccgagtgtgaagcggctgggatgaggatcagcacctctaaatgtgAGGCCATGGTCcttagcaggaaaccgatggattgcttaCTCCTGGTaggaaatgaggtcttgccccaagtgaaggagttcaagtagagtcactgctcctttgcattgaaagaagccagctgaggtggtttgggcatctggtaaggatgccccctgggtgcctcctgaGGGAAGTTTTACCAGGCATGTCCaggtgggaggagaccccggggaagaccctggactaggtggagagattacatctGACCTGGAAATGCctcagtatcccccagtcagaagtggttattgtggcccgggaaagggaagtttggggtcccctgctggagctgttacccccGCAACCCAATcctggaaaagcagttgaagatgagtaagtgagtgagtaagtgagtgagtaaGAAATCCTGCAGTAAAACAATTTGAAAATCAGAAGTAGTTGGAAGACAAACTGTACAAGAATATGGCAGTTACTTGATTCTAAGGAATTTTAAAAGTATGGTTATTTTGCAATATATGCATATTAAGTGAaatttcatcatttattttaaaaaatgctgcaATAAGAGAACATGCATATCTTCAAAGGTAGTTGGGGACATGCTGTACAAAACGGAATTTGCTGATAATTTTCTTAAAGTTTAAAATTCTGCCTCTGTAGAACTGAATAGTTTTACGAATGATTAAAAAACTTAGAATGACAGATTTTAAGAGCTGCACATGAATGCATCGTGAAGTTTCCAGAGGTCCTGTCATCTTGTGCATTTGAAGCAGCCAAATTAAGTGTTTTGCTAATGATCTCGACTTCACCGCCCTAGATCGCaggttcacaactgtaagttgtgctttcCAAATGGAAAAACTTTCCTCATCTTAAACCTCAAGAACCACAAAACtcttaaaatcattttttttaatgcattaatactgggaggtcaaagttctgcctgccaaaaaattcctgaatttctgacaactattatacaaataatgaatgtttatacgtgcaatggaaagaatatttcatgaggtgaaagatgaaatgttccattcaatgagaatattctttccattgcacaaatgaaaaaacaaacaaacaaacaattatttgttttatataacacctaaaatagatccttgtcatttgatattttattaattaatataaACCAGAGAAAAGAGACTTAGATTTTGGTGttactggtcctttgaggtcaagaggttccaaacaacccatcatgaactttaaatagcaatccaatccaaaaaaatttctgtcaaaaagaaaaaaaaaagatgatgcaGTCTGCACCTGTTGCCGTACGTTGACTTCTTCGGGTACACACtgtcgtctgctttcctcagtacaGCGAAAAAATGCGACATAAATTTGTCGAGCTCTACATCCGACAGTGCTTATACGTCAGCTGGAGATGTCCCAGCGAATAGCGCAAATGCCTACAGATGGCTTACGGTGCAGCAGTggatttttttgtgttagaagaatgagcactgtCTATGAGCTCGTTTAAATCACAGTCTGTCCCCAAAACAAAcctcgccatgtttgtttttaaactatgtTAAAGGCTGCGCGAGTGCTAGCGTGAGCGCGCGGTCCATCAATGCTTGATTGCTGCATGCATGGAAACGCAATACTAGTATGTcgtgtttttacattaaggtgGTCGCGCCGTGCAATGGTGCAAAacttatggaaccaaaattgcaaatgggacaaatgatcaatatcacgtgacGTACAAAccaccaattaaatgacaaggatctatttaggtgttatatgaAATTAAATGATAATTTTATCCATGctgggcagcactgtggcttaatggttagtagTGTTGCCCCACAgctaagaaggtcatgggatcgagagccttcagctttcaggctcctctcctgtggaaccagctcccaattcagatcagggagacagacaccctctctacttttaagattaggcttaaaactttcctttttgctaaagcttatagttagggctggatcaggtgaccctgaaccatcccttagttatgctgctatagacttagactgctggggggttcccatgatgcactgagtgtttctttctctttttgctctgtatgcaccactgtgcatttaatcattagtgattgatctctgcccccctccacagcatgtctttttcctggttctctccctcagccccaaccagtcccagcagaagactgcccctccctgagcctggttctgctggaggtttcttcctgttaaaagggagtttttccttcccactgtcgccaagtgcttgctcacagggggtcgttttgaccgttggggtttttacgtaattattgtatggccttgccttacaatataaagcgccttggggcaactgtttgttgtgatttggcgctatataaataaaattgattgaaaaaattGATCGATTGATCGAATCCCACCTgtagcttttctgtgtggagtttgcatcttctccctgtgtttgcatgggttccctccaggtgctccagcttcctcccacatccaaagacatgcagattaggtggattgaaaCTTTAAATTTGTCCACAGGTGTAGCTGTGAacatgtttgtctatatgtggccctgcgacaggctgGTGTCCTGTGCAGGGTGCACCCCAACTAATGCttcctgctgggataggctccagcacccctgtgACCGTTAAGAGGAGTACGCAAGTATGGAGGATGGATTTATTCATGCTTTGTGATCTCTTCATAAGCACAACAGGTTATTTACACTATGGACACACCCCATTAATTCATGATCATGTAATTATGACAAGATGAAAGATTATTTATGGCTGAGTTGTTGATCTTAGTTAGTTTGTAGCCACACATTATTTTTGTACAAGTATCACAAGGGGGGCTTCATCACTACCTCATTTGTTGCACTGCTGCCAAATTCCGTCCGAGCTGGCACCAAACAAGTTGTATTTCTTGTTCCCCTGCTGCAGGAGTTTGGTAATTGTTTCTCAGCTTCCTCCCCACTCCAACAACAAACTATATTCACTTGTCCTTCTAGGACCCAACTGCTTTGCTGGTAATCAGGTAATCCCAGCTGGGGAGCGTGTGGACATTGACGAGTGGACAGTGTGCTACTGCACCTTCAGGGACGGGACGTGGCACACCTACCCACAGGCCACCTGCGAGCACAGCCACAAACCCAGCCTGACACCCGGCACCTACACCGACCCACCCGAAGACGAGTATGGCAGGGGGAGAGGCGGGAGGGCCTTCTTTCCAAGACTGGATGTGATACCATGAGGAAGTTTTTGTTTGGTTGAGGCAGAGCTGACCTGCAGGCACAAATCTGAGTAAAACCTCCCACAGTAGGAGAGAAGACCATGTGGAGCATCTCTGCAGAGGTCAGATTTAAGAAACACTCGTAATGCACATCTAGTGTGTGGATATACATGAGGGAATTTACCTTCACATTCACCAATCTTCAgtccataaataaaaatcatttttaagACTACAGGTTTTCCCTCCAAGAGGCAAAAATGGTCACAGTTATGGTTTTCGTCTGACCTGCCTGACATCTTCAGAACGGGTTCCAGTAAATATGGAGCTGCCATTTTTTGTTTGTAGTTTTTTATAATGTTGGTAAAAGACCAGATTAGAGGGGAATAAGTGCTTTTTCACAGTAAAGACATGTCAAATACAACTGCACAGGGTCTAAGATGTCTTGGTTAAAACAATTCATTATTTCTTCCTCCAGAGCAGCTGTGcctcaaagtaaaaaaataaataaataaataaaatctgcagATCAGTTGGTGTTGACAGCAGACAAGTTTTTACAAATTGTTTGGAAACCACACAGCTTCAAGTTTGCAAATTTTGTTCCATAAACTCCTTTGAAGGGTTCTATAAACCCACATATTGGGGAACATTACAGCGGGACTAACAAATTTAAATTGAAGTTATTTTAGCAAAAGAAAAACTTCTGTATGAATCTTACATAcatttgcaaattattggtgcaacatgaaaagaaaaaacaaaacaaattaagaTGCGATGTTTAATCCATCTATTTTATACCCACATACTCCAAGGCTCCGGGGTGGTggtgtatgactgctgggacagcatGTAAGGcttggacaccagtctgtcacagggtcatgtAATACTTAGGGTTTGAATAAGGAGTTTGCCTGTTAGCAAGCAAGGCCAGGGACGGCCAATCAgaacagaaaatcattgtcagcagTAAAATAAGGGGAGTCACACAGGAAGAACAGCATTGTATGTAAACTTAACAGTACACTAAATAAAATAGTGCCAACCTGCTCCACACTGTATCCCCCAAGTGACTTCATCACTTGGAGTTTGTGTGCCCTCTAGTGGCCTTTCTGAAGAATACTGTGCATCAGtggttgggtgattctttaactacgggcactattggccttgtaaatgtaatttccaccacaccattgccttaaaatataaagcgccttggggcaactgtttgttgtgatttggcgctatatacatgtgctctgatgtcactgtttatctccatagaaactacccaaacaatctttcatacaaactgtttagggacattacag from the Thalassophryne amazonica chromosome 16, fThaAma1.1, whole genome shotgun sequence genome contains:
- the LOC117527223 gene encoding von Willebrand factor C domain-containing protein 2-like, which translates into the protein MIHGALVLLLLGPGSVTEYSSKTDLDYEFGDYRGKWCIDDYGFVYGIGEVYYPSPSACPCTCSVDGPVCFRPKCAKIHPRCTRITYKRCCPVCEAVPRVCVYGGRTYRLLEEFRLSRCERCRCEANHEVYCTISNCPAPHCVNPTYEPNHCCPICKSGPNCFAGNQVIPAGERVDIDEWTVCYCTFRDGTWHTYPQATCEHSHKPSLTPGTYTDPPEDEYGRGRGGRAFFPRLDVIP